In a single window of the Necator americanus strain Aroian chromosome X, whole genome shotgun sequence genome:
- a CDS encoding hypothetical protein (NECATOR_CHRX.G24656.T1) translates to MTALRDPKGTTSASRRGMEITIYDFYSDLFDSHVHLPLHHLREDGHVIPEVLPSEIRRAIMSVRNRTAPGPDGIRPEHLKSLPPVLTNTLARLFTRYLSECKVPKQWKTSKTVLLYKKGDPHEIGNYRPICLLSVIYKLFTRVVLNRIEKVLDEGQPCEQAGFRRGFSTIDHIHTVSKLIEVSREYKMSLCLIFIDLKKVFDSVEMEAVVEALDNQGFPIQYIKVLRELCSNFTTGISPFYKNIIIDVKRGVRQGDTISPKIFTVTFENAMRKLEWDDMGVKVDVRQLHHLRFADDIVLVTPSISQAERMLTEFDETCGCIGLQLNPDKTMFMRNGWVSDAPFTLNGTNISECTSYVYLGQELNMMKDLTPELGRRIRAAWGAYKSIEDVVKKTRNTRLRAHLFNTTLLPALTYASETWAFRKQEVNAVSVIERAIE, encoded by the coding sequence atgactgctctccgggacccgaagggaacaaccagtgcatcgagaaggggaatggagataaccatctacgacttctactctgatctcttcgacagccatgtccacttgcctcttcaccatctgagagaagacggacatgtcattccagaggttcttccgtccgaaatacgacgtgctatcatgtcggtaagaaatcgtacggcacccggtcccgacggaataagaccagaacacctgaagagccttccgccagtactcaccaacaccctggcgaggctctttacacgttatctgtcggaatgcaaggttcctaaacagtggaagaccagcaagaccgtgttgttgtataaaaagggagatccacatgaaattggcaactatcgtccaatctgcttattgtccgtcatctacaagctctttacaagagtggtccttaataggattgaaaaagtcttggatgaaggacagccatgcgagcaagcagggtttcgaagaggattcagcacgattgaccacattcatactgtttcaaaactcatcgaggtatcacgagagtataAGATGTCGCTCTGTCTCatcttcatcgacttgaagaaggttTTTGATTCGGTTGAGATGGAAGCGGTCGtagaagccttggacaaccaaggcttCCCTattcagtacataaaggtacttcgagagttgtgcagcaacttcacgaccgggatttcgccattctacaagaacatcatcattgacgtgaagaggggggtccgacagggtgatacaatctcacccaaaatattcacagtcactttcgagaacgcaatgcgaaagttggaatgggacgacatgggagtgaaggttgatgttcggcagctacaccatttgcgctttgctgatgacatcgtactggtaacacctagcatcagccaagcggaacgaatgctgaccgaattcgacgaaacatgtggatgcatcggtcttcagctgaatccaGACaaaacgatgttcatgcggaacggatgggtctcggatgccccattcacgctcaacggaacgaacatatccgaatgcaccagctacgtttatctgggtcaggaattgaacatgatgaaagacctgacccccgagctgggcaggaggatacgagcggcttggggagcgtataagagcatcgaggatgtagtgaagaagaccaggaacacccggctccgtgctcacctcttcaacaccactttacttcctgctttgacctatgcttcggaaacctgggcgtttcgcaagcaggaagttaacgcggtgagcgtcattgaacgcgcaattgagtgA
- a CDS encoding hypothetical protein (NECATOR_CHRX.G24657.T2), which translates to MISGGCGEYLAGGVADVITRRRAALKGGQERSAGFHGNYRGISLLRVMYKVLERIILDRLIKHREETTRNEQAGFSPGRSTIDQMFIVRRAIEIWQRTVDQCSADIVLAPSGYPLTDLEYADDVIFAESSTKLQHVNLVSKLAAAYGLRLRTDKCKHMWISSRDRAEIRVDGQPIELVDEFCYLGCMLKNNGSYERDVQQRCAKATSAFNSLTKCLWSTPITNEVKLRVYLSTIRPIMMYGSETWAATSTVMERLDSILIGIDTPYRSNTRHSVLLLDMFRTSLNDEGRRWTM; encoded by the exons atgatctcaggcggtTGTGGAGAatatctagctggtggagTGGCAGACGTGATTACGCGGAGGCGCGCGGCGCTGAAGGGAGgtcaggagcggtcagccggttttcacgg gaattatcgaggaatctctttgttgcgtgttatgtacaaggtactggagcgcattatcctggaccgactcattaaacatcgcgaagaaacaacgcgcaacgagcaagctggctttagtcctggccgatctacgattgaccagatgttcatcgtcaggagagcgatcgaaatctggcagcg aacagtcgaccagtgttctgccgacattgtcttagcaccatcagggtacccgttgactgacctcgagtacgccgacgatgttatattcgcggaaagcagcacgaaacttcaacatgtcaaccttgtatcgaagctggctgcagcctatggactacgtctacgcactgataaatgcaagcacatgtggatctcttcgagagaTCGAGCggaaatcagggtggacggacaaccgatagaactcgtcgatgagttctgttacctgggctgtatgctgaagaacaacggcagctacgagagagatgttcagcaaagatgcgctaaggccacttctgcatttaactctttaacgaaatgtctgtggtcgacccccatcaccaacgaagtcaagctgcgagtctacttatccacaattcgccccatcatgatgtacggatcggagacttgggcagcaacATCAACGGtaatggagaggcttgactcaATTCTAATCGGTATCGATACTCCATACAGAAGCAATACCAGACATAGCGTGCTCCTGCTAgacatgtttcgcacctcattaaACGACGAGGGTcgaagatggacgatgtga
- a CDS encoding hypothetical protein (NECATOR_CHRX.G24657.T1) yields the protein MYKVLERIILDRLIKHREETTRNEQAGFSPGRSTIDQMFIVRRAIEIWQRYSKPMQLAFLDLGKTVDQCSADIVLAPSGYPLTDLEYADDVIFAESSTKLQHVNLVSKLAAAYGLRLRTDKCKHMWISSRDRAEIRVDGQPIELVDEFCYLGCMLKNNGSYERDVQQRCAKATSAFNSLTKCLWSTPITNEVKLRVYLSTIRPIMMYGSETWAATSTVMERLDSILIGIDTPYRSNTRHSVLLLDMFRTSLNDEGRRWTM from the exons atgtacaaggtactggagcgcattatcctggaccgactcattaaacatcgcgaagaaacaacgcgcaacgagcaagctggctttagtcctggccgatctacgattgaccagatgttcatcgtcaggagagcgatcgaaatctggcagcggtattcgaagccaatgcaattggCGTTTCTGGATttaggaaa aacagtcgaccagtgttctgccgacattgtcttagcaccatcagggtacccgttgactgacctcgagtacgccgacgatgttatattcgcggaaagcagcacgaaacttcaacatgtcaaccttgtatcgaagctggctgcagcctatggactacgtctacgcactgataaatgcaagcacatgtggatctcttcgagagaTCGAGCggaaatcagggtggacggacaaccgatagaactcgtcgatgagttctgttacctgggctgtatgctgaagaacaacggcagctacgagagagatgttcagcaaagatgcgctaaggccacttctgcatttaactctttaacgaaatgtctgtggtcgacccccatcaccaacgaagtcaagctgcgagtctacttatccacaattcgccccatcatgatgtacggatcggagacttgggcagcaacATCAACGGtaatggagaggcttgactcaATTCTAATCGGTATCGATACTCCATACAGAAGCAATACCAGACATAGCGTGCTCCTGCTAgacatgtttcgcacctcattaaACGACGAGGGTcgaagatggacgatgtga
- a CDS encoding hypothetical protein (NECATOR_CHRX.G24658.T1): MKRCSPALSTANGVAVGEATLPIWREHFKTLLNRLAPSASELEHVHRPMYAVNEEPPTVPEVLVCIQKMKNGKSG, translated from the coding sequence atgaaaagatgttctcctgccCTCagcactgccaatggagtggctgtcggtgaagcaacccttccaatttggagagaacacttcaagacgttgctgaaccggctagcaccatCAGCttctgaactcgaacacgttcatagaccgatgtatgcggttaacgaggagccaccgaccgtgccggaggttctagtctgtattcaaaaaatgaagaatggaaagtcTGGTTGA
- a CDS encoding hypothetical protein (NECATOR_CHRX.G24659.T1): protein MHFVKESASLSFFLVSLMEPYLEAEKNWTVALEGLTLPRELMASMISLKRGSDDEIRLLAQVDQTVTVGSPAKGTDISQKSG, encoded by the exons atgcactttgtgaaggaatccgcatcgctaagcttcttcctggtttcTCTtatggaaccgtatcttgaagctgagaagaactggacagtg GCGTTGGAAGGGTTgaccctgccacgtgagctgatggcgtcgatgatttctcttaaacgtggaagcgatgatgagatCCGTCTgctcgcacaagtcgaccagacggtcaccgttgggtcaccagcaaaaggcacagatatatcgcagaagtctggatag